The following proteins come from a genomic window of Verrucomicrobiia bacterium:
- a CDS encoding ISAzo13 family transposase, which translates to MGCTGIRGRRGTRSRIRDRPQQRHTVFRSPPPAPRCGRGRPVPRGSQLPHRRGGPRRHIPPEARRVEQRPQRLPDFETASGCAGWAGWAGWAGPRRCAGIALPRAAAATGRGKAIPYGIYDPANNEGWVSVGIDHDTARFAVASLRRWWKLLGARRFPKAEEVLITADGGGSNSSRNRLWKVALQELADEVGLRFAVCHFPPGTSKWNKIEHRLFSFITNNWRGSPLLSYEVIVNLIASTTTAEGLVVKAAVDTATYETGVVVSDEELARVDCRSARFYGEWNYVVHPRSK; encoded by the coding sequence ATCGGCTGCACAGGGATTCGAGGGCGCCGAGGAACCAGGTCTCGCATTCGCGATAGGCCACAACAACGTCACACGGTTTTCCGTTCGCCGCCTCCTGCGCCCAGGTGCGGACGCGGGCGGCCAGTACCCCGGGGCAGTCAGCTTCCCCATCGAAGAGGAGGACCACGGCGGCACATTCCACCTGAAGCCCGGCGAGTCGAACAGCGGCCTCAACGCCTTCCGGACTTCGAAACTGCGTCTGGGTGCGCCGGATGGGCCGGATGGGCCGGATGGGCCGGACCACGCCGATGTGCTGGCATTGCGCTGCCGCGAGCAGCCGCCGCAACAGGCCGTGGCAAAGCCATCCCCTACGGGATTTATGATCCGGCGAACAATGAGGGCTGGGTGAGTGTGGGTATTGACCATGACACGGCCCGCTTCGCGGTCGCCAGTCTCAGGAGGTGGTGGAAGCTTCTGGGAGCCCGGCGATTTCCCAAGGCTGAAGAAGTGTTGATCACTGCCGACGGGGGTGGAAGCAATAGCAGTCGAAACCGACTGTGGAAGGTTGCGCTTCAAGAACTGGCGGATGAAGTGGGACTCCGATTTGCGGTGTGTCACTTTCCCCCGGGAACGAGCAAGTGGAACAAGATCGAGCACCGGCTGTTCAGCTTCATCACGAACAACTGGCGAGGGAGTCCGCTGTTGAGTTATGAAGTGATCGTGAACTTGATTGCGAGCACGACCACGGCCGAGGGATTGGTCGTGAAGGCGGCGGTCGACACTGCCACCTATGAAACCGGAGTGGTTGTCTCGGATGAGGAACTGGCACGG